GCCGCGCGCTTGCGCCCCTCGAACCGGGCGACCGCCTCCGGCGTCGCGCGGCGAATCGCGAGCTCGCTGTTGGCGTACTCGACCCACTCGTCCATCTTCGCGGCGAATGACTCGATCTCCGACGGATTCACGCGCTCGATCGAGAGCTCCTTGCCGTCCCAGCGCAGCTCGCGCGCCGACGTCGATGTCGTTCCGAACGGCGCGGACCGGAGGAGCTCGATCCACTCCTCCGGCGGAACCGGGTTCGGGCGCCATGCGGCCACGAGGGTCGTGATCATCGTCTCGTCGCCGTCGCCTCCCGCCACGTTCGACCGGATCTCGGGGCCCGACACATGGACCGAGAGCGAGGGCGGGATCTCGTGTTCGCGCGCCGCGCCGGCCGGCGGCGGCTCGGGGGAGTCGGGCCGCAGGAAGAAACCGCCTCCGGTCCGGGCGAAAAGCCGGTCGAGCTCCAGGCGTCGCAGGAGGGACGAAAGCCAGCGGGGCACGCGGAGATCTTATCCCGCGCCCTCCGGCGCATCATTCCCCTCGGGTTAGACTTCGCGCCATGAAGCGTCGCGGCCTCGTTCTCCTCGCGGCGGCCGCTCTGTCCGCCGCGTGCGGCGGCGAGAAGGCCGGCGTCGCGCTGCTGACACCCGGCCCCGTAACCGACCACGGCTGGAACGCCGCGGCGTACGAAGGGCTGATGGAGATCCACCGGGAGCTCGCGGTCCCCGTCGCGCACGTGCAGGTGAAAACACCCTCCGAGTTCGAGGAGCAGTTCCGCGATTTCGCCTCGCGCGGGGCATGGCTCGAGTTCGGCCACGGGTTCGAGTTCCAGGATGCCGCGGCGCGCGCGGCGCGCGATTTCCCGAAGACCGTCTTCATCACGACCTCGGGATCGACGATTCTTCCCAACCTCTCACCGATGGTGTTCGAGCTCGAGCAGGCGACGTACCTCTGCGGGATGGCCGCCGCGCGGCTGTCGAAGACCGGGATCGTCGGCGCCGTCGGGGGGGTCGAGATCCCGTCGGTCGCTTCCACCTTCCTCGCCTTCGAGGGAGGAGTTCACGCCGTGAACCCGAAGGAGGCCGTCCGGACGGTGTACACCGGGTCGTTCGACGACGCGGCGGCCGCCCGGCAGGCGACGCTCGCGCTCGCCGACCAGGGGTGCGACGTCGTGATCCACAACGCGGACGCCGCCGGGGCGGGCGTGTTCCAGGCCGCGCGCGAGCGGAAGATCCTC
This DNA window, taken from Thermoanaerobaculia bacterium, encodes the following:
- a CDS encoding BMP family protein, yielding MKRRGLVLLAAAALSAACGGEKAGVALLTPGPVTDHGWNAAAYEGLMEIHRELAVPVAHVQVKTPSEFEEQFRDFASRGAWLEFGHGFEFQDAAARAARDFPKTVFITTSGSTILPNLSPMVFELEQATYLCGMAAARLSKTGIVGAVGGVEIPSVASTFLAFEGGVHAVNPKEAVRTVYTGSFDDAAAARQATLALADQGCDVVIHNADAAGAGVFQAARERKILAFGTNKDQNGLAPDVIVASAVIDIPKAFVAVAREVRDGKFKPRSIRFGIRDGVISFVWNPRLEPALPAGLPAEIDRARAAIVSGSLVVPRGNF